One genomic region from Xiphophorus couchianus chromosome 21, X_couchianus-1.0, whole genome shotgun sequence encodes:
- the lama1 gene encoding laminin subunit alpha-1 isoform X5, with product MKVLLLLMVVLMERAAAQHRGLFPAIFNLASNAEISSNATCGDPEPEVYCKLVEHVPGRRIKNPHCPRCDANSVLTKERHPITNAIDGTNQWWQSPSIKNGRQFHWVTITLDLNQIFQVAYIIIKAANSPRPGNWILEHSLDGVTFDPWQYYAISDSECLHRYNITPRFGPPTYKTDTEVICTSYYSRLNPLEHGEIHTSLINGRPGADDLTPDLLNFTSARYIRVRLQRIRTLNADLMTLSVHDPRDVDPIVTRRYFYSIKDISVGGMCICYGHAQSCPLDPVTKKLKCVCEHNTCGENCNECCRGYHQLPWQPGTLSEGNTCEKCNCHNKASDCFYNQTVSDLGLSLNRHGVRQGGGVCVDCQQNTTGTNCENCRDGYYRPAEASPYSDFPCVECSCDLRGSRSSVCRRDDTEPGVSAGQCQCKNGFSGRRCDRCAFGFRDFPACTRCECNLAGSTNSDPCSSCTCKVNVMGVHCDQCKPGFYNLQQQNPLGCTDCFCFGVSDVCQSSDWSVTQVVLSDAVLRPSDPIQAALDVHGNDLGVPSNASSTVAHKHRLVWAAPHRFLGNKLLSFGGRLVSSVVYDVAPDNRDQTLPVLTDVIMQGNGQTLRLSPPLLLFLSPLAEQPVAMEIYPDRFVDDRTGGPVTRHDLLLVLTDLTRLSVRVHLNTSTEGPIRLGSVSLYVASSGSGSGVRAVAVETCECPAGYSGTSCESCLPGFYRVGAVLFGGNCMQCECGGRSAHCDITGVCQGCSHNTTGPHCELCLPGFYGNPTNGDCRLCPCPLTEPSNSFSPTCVVESSGQVSCDRCQPGYAGSNCERCASGFYGNPQVVGGACVSCECNGNVNVSEAGYCDAVTGECLRCLDNTAGKHCEACRPGYYGDAVIAKDCKDCGCDVNGSSSSVCDITTGQCVCRENVTGRTCDRCQSGFFGLQSGRGCLPCGCSQSGSVSESCDQDGRCRCTEGVAGDKCDRCSHGYYGYHGRNCTACICDHTGGNCDPDSGECTCPPNTEGDTCHRCETGYWGHDLSTGCKPCSCSAAGSSAPRCHLLSGECRCRDGFSGRSCDRCAPGYYGYPACSACDCDLAGTNETFCNKTLSVCECRRSGECVCKAGVSGRRCEECVSGWFALSDQNPNGCSDCFCSGLSKDCEEQGGLTRVPVGLGPVLSLVSLSSQQSVVSGVYQQGGDMLLDTRQLNSSGFAGPLYWRLPPQTEGNQLMSYGGLLSYIITFYAEDGSGLSNQEPQVLMRGGTLRKHTIFTDVVAPSNGIVTQHNIRLTEHTWKYFNSVSQRAVTRADFMSVLSNVQDVLIKASYGTELQQSRISNVTMETAVRAESDSSQEKARLIESCLCPPGYSGLSCQVCSAGFFRQPQSELPAQSLKTMTVRPCLPCRCNNHSVTCDPETGDCQDCQHHTSGRRCDVCSPGYYGNVSGSISDCSPCACPLVENSFSSSCVSAAGGFRCTSCLTGYEGRRCERCSPGYHGNPTTPGGLCLPCGCSGWGSLHQVCDDLTGRCQCKPGVRGRSCDQCEERHALQQEQCVSCEDGCSAVLLDDLDRLNDHFLSVNLSAVAMAPYRQLVLLENRTKDFKVSISPNRTGASHLSRLDEDLHHLTFDLSALQQQVTRLSGSLRDFLTSTNNSWSLSELLLQRVSSLQDEIQVLQKEAGLLNLTNDDELTEDAAGRLEEAESRLQRLRGINLTAARSAANQELSLSQALLRSLQMDFLSRSPAGEDRLRPLSDSLGVAMTTLQHARVPLGEAAERNSETEKLLDAAGALQRHLQAARQNLSSALVSVHKLMEDGQTLQEDAVSLSAQLTNRSAQVELLASQLDQLRPALRKHVEVLLIGLKTNSALESVHRAEGHAHQLQSHAHSLHSSMMSVVNGSQSLAPSALLDDDVIHRVGSAHKEAGSGLIAASLALHLTGQSERTLAAEGGVRLKVSSRVLEESRQVNAMAEEPIPSRNSQKTSAAHQNVFLSSETQASVSMATTKLQLARDGVENCSRLLHQPIRELQQLPPGSSRLAQLQAEQARSGLQGALLRLQGLRLQLQNSSSVVGKTHITVRETNGLMGRAQATANEVQRRLEEAEHRTQQLLERLKPLSMLGETLSRNLSDIRELIDQARRQAASVDFLAVEMHHGKVSLLWNLGSGTTRLQFPETDIANNRWTKINATRFGAHAALSVRQLDSGSAPLPAVTSSSPGSSRVLDIDRNTVIHIGGMGALTQRPAGLHSSSFQGCLGEASLNERNIGLWSYVSREGRCGGCFSSPQAEETSFYFDGSGFSVVQKSLKATSTSVVLLFKTLSPGGLLLYLASNNSRDFLSLELVEGHVRLAFDLGSGALVQTSNRKYNTGVWFKVTLQRNKRKGYLSVMAAGQSSEKEVLEAESPGTASDLNRYDLDPIYIGGFPSSRAIRRQVVSRAYVGCIKNVEIARSNFDLLRDAFGVRKGCVLKAVRSVSLLSGGFVQIAPPSFAQEAELLFTFSSNNQSGVLLAAFSDDRAVRQYFLSLHLVSGGVEAELGDVGGATLKVKVLKSGGGSFGDGSEHSVIMTVNRKSLSLQVDDEHLKSASLMLGGFSRLTPSSLFIGGLPPEKESRLPIRLRVSSQSFRGCIHHLVVGGALVDLSVAVRYKGAELNSCLLERSTAGAVLPDDPDVESTPALLSLTPPTHLSALTAAALTCAAEQEASFLLSAAQFGSSSHSHMTFLINPGAFRKSVSVRLSVRSRALDGLMLLLSDAKQMDFVVLGLRGGRVRLSADLGKGPASVLSTAVNDGHWHSVSAEVSRRSVSLTVDGSRPATASIKGNHMDVDRMLFLGGLPAGVNGRRIGVSSSLQGCLRSVSLNGTILDLSKPFSQHDVTSCFTKDQTGSYFNGSGHAELMHDGYKVGADMAVSLEFRTSQSEGVVLGISSAKVDAVGLEMVDGQVVFNVNNGAGRVALRSTGPVLCDGLWHHLVARKTKHGLTLRVDGTQYSAANPYPQSTSAETNNPVYLGGVPAGVKQNCLSVRSGFRGCLRNLRLARSHLNLPLHLSSAHFLSGVTPDSCPAS from the exons atgaaggttctgctgctgctgatggtgGTTCTGATGGAGCGGGCTGCAGCTCAGCACAGAG GCCTGTTCCCGGCCATCTTCAACCTGGCCAGTAACGCAGAGATCAGCAGCAACGCCACCTGTGGGGACCCAGAACCAGAGGTTTACTGCAAGCTGGTGGAACACGTTCCGGGTCGTAGAATCAAGAACCCACACTGCCCCAGATGTGATGCCAACTCTGTCCTCACTAAAG AGCGTCATCCAATCACCAACGCTATTGATGGAACCAATCAGTGGTGGCAGAGTCCGAGCATCAAGAACGGCCGTCAGTTTCACTGGGTCACCATCACCCTGGACCTGAACCAG ATATTTCAGGTTGCTTACATCATCATCAAAGCAGCCAATTCTCCACGACCAG GTAACTGGATCCTTGAACACTCTCTGGATggtgtgacctttgacccctggcAGTACTACGCTATCAGTGACTCGGAGTGTTTGCATCGCTACAACATCACACCAAGATTTGGACCGCCGACCTACAAGACCGACACCGAGGTCATCTGTACGTCCTACTACTCCAGACTGAACCCACTGGAGCACGGAGAG ATCCACACCTCTCTGATCAACGGTCGTCCTGGAGCAGATGatttgacccctgacctcttGAACTTTACATCGGCTCGTTACATCAGAGTGAGGCTTCAGAGAATCAGAACGCTGAATGCCGATCTGATGACGCTGAGCGTCCACGACCCGCGGGACGTCGACCCCATCGTGACCCGGAGG TATTTTTACTCCATCAAGGACATCTCTGTAGGCGGGATGTGCATCTGCTACGGACATGCCCAGAGCTGCCCGCTGGACCCGGTTACCAAG AaactgaagtgtgtgtgtgagcacaaCACCTGTGGGGAAAACTGTAACGAGTGTTGCCGTGGTTACCATCagctgccatggcaaccaggAACCCTCTCTGAAGGAAACACCTGTGAAA AGTGTAACTGTCACAACAAAGCCAGCGACTGTTTCTACAACCAGACCGTCTCTGACCTCGGCCTCAGCCTAAACCGTCATGGCGTCCGTCAGGGGGGCGGAGTCTGTGTCGACTGCCAGCAAAACACAACTGGGACCAACTGTGAGAACTGCAGGGACGGATACTACAGACCGGCCGAG GCGTCTCCGTACTCTGACTTTCCCTGTGTGGAGTGCAGCTGCGACCTGAGAGGATCCAGATCATCGGTTTGCCGCAGAGACGACACAGAACCAG GTGTGTCCGCGGGTCAGTGCCAGTGTAAGAACGGGTTCTCGGGTCGGCGCTGTGACCGCTGTGCGTTCGGGTTCAGGGATTTTCCCGCCTGCACTCGCTGTGAGTGCAACCTGGCAGGAAGCACCAACAGCGACCCGTGCAGCTCCTGCACCTGCAAG GTGAACGTGATGGGGGTTCACTGTGATCAGTGCAAACCGGGCTTTTacaacctgcagcagcagaaccctCTGGGCTGCACCGACTGTTTCTGCTTTGGTGTTTCTGATGTCTGTCAGAGTTCTGATTGGTCCGTCACGCAG GTGGTTCTTTCAGACGCTGTCCTCCGACCTTCTGACCCCATCCAAGCTGCTCTGGATGTCCATGGAAACGACCTTGGCGTCCCCAGCAATGCGTCCTCCACCgtcgcacacaaacacaggctGGTATGGGCGGCGCCCCACCGTTTCCTTGGCAACAAG ctgctgtccTTCGGGGGACGGCTCGTCTCCTCTGTGGTTTACGACGTCGCCCCGGACAACCGGGACCAGACCCTACCTGTCCTCACTGATGTCATCATGCAG GGTAACGGCCAGACTCTTCGTCTCTCGcctcctctgctcctcttcctctcgcCGCTGGCAGAGCAACCCGTCGCTATGGAGATTTACCCGGACCGGTTCGTAGACGACCGAACCGGAGGCCCGGTAACACGACACgacctgctgctggttctgacagACCTGACCCGCCTGTCGGTCCGGGTCCATCTGAACACTTCCACTGAAGGACCGATACG GCTCGGTTCGGTCTCTTTGTATGTTGCCAGTTCTGGCTCAGGTTCTGGAGTTCGGGCGGTCGCCGTGGAGACGTGTGAATGTCCAGCCGGTTACAGCGGAACCTCCTGTGAG TCGTGCCTCCCTGGGTTCTACCGGGTCGGGGCGGTTCTGTTCGGAGGGAATTGCATGCAGTGTGAGTGCGGCGGCCGCTCCGCCCACTGTGACATCACTGGAGTCTGTCAG GGCTGCAGCCACAACACCACCGGCCCCCACTGTGAACTCTGCCTTCCTGGTTTCTATGGCAACCCGACCAACGGTGACTGCCGGCTCTGTCCGTGTCCTCTAACGGAGCCGTCCAACAG TTTCAGTCCTACCTGTGTGGTGGAGTCGTCGGGTCAGGTGTCATGTGACCGGTGCCAGCCCGGCTACGCGGGGTCAAACTGTGAGAG GTGTGCCAGTGGTTTCTACGGTAACCCGCAGGTGGTGGGCGGGGCCTGTGTTAGCTGTGAATGTAACGGTAACGTTAACGTGAGCGAGGCTGGTTACTGCGACGCTGTGACCGGGGAGTGTCTGCGTTGCCTTGACaacacagcaggaaaacactGCGAGGCATGCCGTCCTGGTTACTATGGCGACGCAGTCATCGCCAAGGACTGCAAAG ACTGCGGCTGTGATGTCAACGGCTCTTCCTCCAGTGTTTGTGACATCACAACAGGTCAGTGTGTGTGCCGAGAGAATGTGACGGGACGCACCTGTGACCGCTgccag TCGGGGTTCTTCGGACTGCAGAGTGGGCGTGGCTGTCTGCCCTGCggctgcagccaatcaggatCTGTCTCTGAGTCATGTGACCAGGATGGGCGGTGCCGCTGCACCGAGGGCGTAGCTGGAGACAAGTGTGATCGTTGCAGTCATGGTTACTACGGTTACCATGGCAGAAACTGCACAG CATGCATCTGTGATCACACGGGGGGAAACTGTGACCCCGACAGCGGAGAGTGCACCTGCCCCCCTAACACAGAGGGAGACACCTGCCACAGGTGTGAGACAGGCTACTGGGGTCACGACCTCAGCACAGGGTGCAAG CCTTGCAGCTGCAGCGCAGCAGGAAGCTCCGCCCCCCGGTGCCACCTGCTCAGTGGAGAGTGTCGCTGCAGGGACGGTTTCTCTGGCAGATCATGTGACCGCTGTGCACCTGGTTACTATGGTTACCCAGCATGCTCAGCGTGCGACTGCGACTTGGCAGGAACCAACGAGACGTTCTGCAATAAAACGCTCAGCGTGTGTGAGTGCAGAAGGTCTGGAGAGTGTGTGTGCAAG GCCGGCGTGTCGGGTCGGCGCTGTGAGGAGTGTGTTTCTGGCTGGTTCGCTCTGTCCGACCAGAACCCCAACGGATGTTCTGACTGTTTCTGTTCTGGACTCAGCAAAGACTGTGAGGAGCAGGGAGGGCTGACCCGAGTCCCT GTCGGTCTGGGTCCTGTTCTGTCATTGGTCAGCCTGTCCAGTCAGCAGAGTGTAGTATCTGGAGTCTACCAGCAGGGCGGCGACATGCTGCTCGACACGCGCCAGTTAAACAGTAGTGGGTTCGCTGGCCCCCTCTACTGGAGGCTTCCCCCCCAGACTGAAGGCAACCAG TTGATGTCGTACGGCGGCCTGCTCTCTTACATCATCACTTTCTACGCTGAGGACGGCTCAGGACTGTCCAATCAGGAGCCTCAGGTGCTCATGAGGGGCGGGACCCTGAGGAAACACACCATATTCACTGATGTGGTTGCCCCTAGCAACGGCATCGTCACTCAGCACAACATCAGGCTGACGGAG CATACGTGGAAATATTTCAACTCGGTATCTCAGAGGGCAGTGACCCGGGCGGACTTTATGTCCGTCCTCAGTAATGTCCAGGACGTCCTCATAAAGGCCTCGTATGGAACTGAGCTCCAGCAGAGCAG GATTTCTAACGTCACCATGGAGACGGCTGTGAGGGCGGAGTCAGACTCTTCCCAGGAAAAGGCCAGACTTATCGAGTCGTGTCTCTGTCCACCAGGATACAGCGGCCTGTCCTGTCAG GTCTGTTCGGCGGGTTTCTTCCGCCAGCCTCAGTCAGAACTTCCTGCTCAGAGTCTGAAGACCATGACGGTGCGTCCATGTCTTCCATGTCGCTGCAACAACCACAGTGTGACTTGTGACCCGGAGACAGGAGACTGTCAG GACTGCCAGCATCACACCAGCGGGCGGCGATGTGACGTCTGCTCCCCGGGTTACTATGGAAACGTCAGCGGCTCCATCAGTGACTGCTCTCCGTGTGcctgccccctggtggagaaCAG TTTCAGTTCCTCCTGCGTTTCAGCCGCCGGAGGTTTCCGCTGCACTTCCTGTCTGACAGGATATGAAGGCAGACGCTGTGAGAG GTGCTCTCCTGGTTACCATGGTAACCCCACCACGCCAGGCGGGCTCTGTCTGCCGTGCGGCTGCAGTGGGTGGGGCTCCCTCCATCAGGTGTGTGATGACCTCACAGGACGCTGCCAGTGCAAGCCTGGGGTCAGAGGTCGGTCATGTGACCAGTGTGAGGAGCGCCACGCCCTGCAGCaagagcagtgtgtgt CGTGTGAAGATGGCTGCAGCGCCGTTCTCCTTGACGACCTGGACCGCCTTAacgaccacttcctgtctgtcaaCCTGAGCGCTGTCGCCATGGCGCCGTACCGCCAGCTGGTGCTGCTGGAGAACCGGACCAAAGACTTCAAG GTGAGCATTTCTCCAAACAGAACTGGAGCGTCTCACCTGTCCAGACTGGATGAGGACTTGCATcacctgacctttgacctcagcgCTTTGCAGCAGCAG GTGACACGTCTGTCTGGGAGCCTCAGGGATTTTCTCACCTCCACCAACAACAGCTGGTCCCTCagtgagctgctgctgcagagagtCAGCAGCCTGCAAGACGAGATTCAGG TGCTGCAGAAGGAGGCGGGGCTTCTGAACCTGACCAATGACGATGAGCTGACTGAGGACGCCGCCGGCCGTCTGGAGGAGGCGGAGTCTAGACTACAGCGTCTCAGAGGGATCAACCTGACAGCCGCCAGGTcggcagccaatcaggagcTCAG CCTCTCCCAGGCTCTGCTCCGCTCGCTGCAGATGGACTTTCTGTCCAGGTCGCCTGCAGGTGAAGACAGGCTCCGCCCACTCAGCGACTCCCTGGGCGTTGCCATGACAACGCTGCAGCATGCGCGAGTTCCTCTTGGCGAGGCGGCAGAGCGAAACTCAGAGACAGAGAAGCTCCTTGATGCTGCAGGCGCCCTGCAGCGCCACCTTCAG GCGGCCCGGCAGAACCTGAGTTCTGCACTGGTGTCGGTTCACAAGCTGATGGAGGACGGTCAGACGTTGCAGGAGGATGCCGTCAGTCTGAGCGCCCAACTGACCAACCGCAGCGCG CAGGTGGAGCTGCTGGCCAGCCAGCTGGACCAGCTGCGTCCGGCGCTCAGGAAACACGTGGAAGTTTTGCTGATCGGCCTGAAAACCAACAGCGCTCTGGAAAGCGTTCACCGAGCCGAAGGCCACGCCCACCAGCTGCAGAGCCACGCCCACTCGCTGCATAG CTCCATGATGTCAGTGGTCAACGGGTCCCAAAGCCTCGCTCCCTCGGCGCTCCTGGATGATGACGTCATCCATCGGGTTGGCTCCGCCCACAAGGAAGCTGGATCAGGCCTGATCGCTGCCTCGCTCGCCCTCCACCTG ACCGGCCAATCGGAGCGGACGCTGGCAGCGGAGGGCGGAGTCAGGCTGAAGGTTTCCTCCAGGGTCCTAGAGGAGAGTCGGCAGGTCAACGCCATGGCTGAAG AACCCATCCCTTCTAGAAACAGCCAGAAAACATCAGCAGCTCATCAAAATGTCTTCCTGTCCTCAGAGACGCAGGCcagtgtttccatggcaaccaccaAACTGCAACTGGCCAGAGACGGCGTGGAGAACTGCAGCCGTCTGctccatcagccaatcagagagctgcagcagcttcctcCAG GTTCCTCCAGGCTGGCTCAGCTCCAGGCTGAACAGGCTCGCTCCGggctgcagggggcgctgctgAGGCTGCAGGGACTccggctgcagctgcagaactCTTCTTCTGTGGTGGGAAAGACCCACATCACAGTGAGGGAGACCAACGGCTTGATGGGTCGGGCCCAGGCTACAG CCAATGAGGTGCAGCGCAGGCTGGAGGAGGCGGAGCATCGCACACAGCAGCTGTTGGAGAGACTGAAGCCGCTGAGCATGCTGGGAGAAACCCTGAGCAGGAATCTGTCGGACATCAGAGAACTGATCGATCAGGCCAGAAGACAGGCGGCGTCG GTGGACTTCCTGGCAGTAGAGATGCATCATGGGAAGGTTTCCTTGCTGTGGAACCTGGGTTCTGGAACAACCCGACTGCAGTTTCCTGAAACAGACATCGCCAACAACCGATGGACCAAAATCAACGCTACGCG gtTCGGGGCGCACGCCGCTCTGTCCGTCCGACAGCTGGACTCTGGGTCGGCTCCTCTGCCAGCAGTGACGTCCTCTTCTCCAGGATCATCGCGAGTTTTGGACATTGACAGAAACACGGTGATTCACATCGGAGGAATGGGAGCTCTCACTCAG CGTCCTGCAGGGCTGCACTCGTCCTCCTTCCAGGGATGCCTGGGGGAAGCTTCGCTGAACGAGCGGAACATCGGCCTGTGGAGCTACGTCAGTCGGGAGGGCCGGTGTGGAGGCTGCTTCAGCAG TCCCCAAGCAGAGGAGACATCTTTCTACTTTGATGGCTCAGGGTTCTCTGTGGTCCAGAAGTCTCTGAAAGCCACATCCACCTCCGTTGTCCTGCTGTTTAAGACTCTGTCTCCAGGTGGACTGCTGCTCTACCTGGCCTCCAACAACTCG AGGGACTTCCTGTCTCTAGAACTGGTTGAGGGTCATGTCCGTCTGGCGTTTGACCTGGGCTCGGGGGCTCTGGTCCAGACCTCCAACAGGAAGTACAACACTGGAGTTTGGTTCAAGGTCACCCTGCAGAGGAACAAGCGCAAAG GTTACCTGTCCGTCATGGCGGCAGGCCAATCATCGGAGAAGGAGGTTTTGGAGGCCGAGTCTCCAGGAACCGCTTCGGACCTGAACCGCTATGACCTGGACCCCATCTACATCGGAGGGTTTCCTTCATCCAGAGCGATCAG GCGACAGGTGGTGTCCCGGGCATACGTTGGCTGTATAAAGAATGTGGAGATTGCTCGTTCGAACTTTGACCTGCTGAGGGACGCATTCGGAGTCCGGAAGGGTTGCGTTCTGAAG GCGGTGCGGAGCGTCTCTCTGTTGTCTGGAGGTTTCGTCCAAATCGCTCCTCCATCATTCGCTCAGGAGGCGGAGCTTCTCTTTACCTTCTCCTccaacaaccaatcaggagTGTTGTTGGCGGCCTTCAGTGACGACCGAGCTGTCAGACAG TACTTCCTGTCCCTTCACCTGGTCTCAGGTGGTGTGGAGGCGGAGCTTGGGGATGTGGGCGGAGCCACTCTGAAGGTTAAAGTATTGAAGTCTGGTGGAGGATCATTCGGTGATGGAAGCGAACACTCAGTTATTATGACTGTCAACAGGAA GTCTCTGTCCCTCCAGGTGGACGACGAGCACCTGAAATCGGCATCTCTGATGCTTGGAGGCTTTTCTCGGCTGACCCCATCCTCTCTCTTCATTGGTGGGCTCCCGCCAGAGAAGGAGTCCCGTCTGCCAATCAGATTGCGAGTTTCATCCCAGAGCTTCAGAGGCTGCATCCATCACCTGGTGGTGGGCGGAGC GCTTGTGGACCTATCGGTTGCAGTCAGGTACAAGGGGGCGGAGCTTAACAGCTGCCTGTTGGAGCGGAGCACGGCGGGGGCTGTGCTACCTGATGACCCGGACGTTGAGTCGACACCTGCACTCCTGTCTTTAACTCCCCCCACACACCTGAGCGCCCTGACAGCTGCAGCGCTAACA TGTGCAGCGGAGCAGGAAGCATCCTTCCTGCTGTCGGCGGCGCAGTTTGGTTCGTCCAGCCACAGTCACATGACCTTCCTCATCAACCCCGGCGCCTTCAGGAAGAG TGTGTCGGTGAGGTTGTCGGTTCGAAGCCGGGCTCTGGACGGCCTCATGCTCCTCCTGTCCGACGCCAAGCAGATGGACTTTGTCGTCCTCGGTCTGAGAGGGGGACGGGTCAGGCTGTCCGCCGACCTGGGGAAAGGCCCCGCCTCCGTCCTGTCCACCGCCGTCAACGATGGACACTGGCACTCT GTGAGCGCCGAGGTGAGCCGGAGGTCTGTGTCCCTGACGGTGGACGGCTCCCGTCCCGCCACCGCCTCAATCAAAGGGAACCACATGGACGTGGACAGGATGCTGTTCCTCGGAGGGCTACCTGCTGGTGTGAACGGCCGGAGGATCGGC GTCAGCAGCAGTCTCCAAGGTTGTCTTCGGTCTGTCAGTCTCAACGGTACCATATTGGATTTGTCCAAGCCGTTCTCACAGcatgatgtcacttcctgcttcACCAAGGATCAGACAGGAAGTTATTTCAACGGCAGTGGACACGCTGAGCTCA TGCATGATGGGTATAAGGTCGGCGCTGACATGGCGGTGTCTCTGGAGTTCCggaccagccaatcagaaggcGTCGTCCTGGGCATCAGCAGCGCCAAGGTGGACGCCGTCGGCCTGGAGATGGTGGACGGACAG GTGGTGTTCAATGTGAACAACGGGGCGGGCCGCGTGGCGCTGCGCTCCACGGGCCCCGTGCTCTGCGATGGACTCTGGCACCACCTGGTGGCCAGAAAGACGAAGCACGGCCTGACGCTGCGCGTGGACGGAACACAGTACAGCGCCGCTAACCCCTACCCACAATCCACCTCTGCCGAGACCAACAACCCCGTCTATCTGGGCGGGGTTCCAG CCGGCGTGAAGCAGAACTGCCTGAGCGTCCGCTCCGGGTTCAGAGGTTGCCTGAGGAACCTGCGGCTCGCCCGCTCTCACCTGAACCTCCCTCTCCACCTCAGCTCTGCCCACTTCCTGTCGGGTGTCACGCCGGACTCCTGCCCTGCCTCGTAG